In the genome of Segatella copri, one region contains:
- a CDS encoding hybrid sensor histidine kinase/response regulator, whose amino-acid sequence MHKNNIPIKVALGYSAIAIIMILAISLVYSNTKSIIAVNEASRDYIQKRSAADSTISSLLKEEQKNLKQLSDVMAGKPNKNYLHDKVKSLNTGKDSILVHSKAPQTHEAKKTTVEVLKTRKGFFRRLADAFKKEHAETLSVKQDSNRAVIDSVTTPVNVAGNVANILEQIDRKEKVETQDHKRNINREMEELKMVSAKLALRSAKHLSDVHQREKDAMQESISKAMEARKHLLWQMELLAIVAFLAIVVMIWLIWRDAKKERIYQENLEAANEEIQRIMNQRERLLLTITHDIKAPAASISGFIDLMKDYVSNPQGIECLQNIKNSAAHLSHLVASLLDYHQLENGLMKVQPTSFSPAQLVAESVEGMRLRAEEKGLEISFECKMKGMGTSDSPMKKEFFRADAFRIRQILDNLVSNAIKYTDQGSVTIQAQVSKVMGKPMLTLSVKDTGKGMTNEEKQKVFHAFTRLKSAQGIEGTGLGLSITQELVSLLGGEIILHSTQGKGSTFIVTIPVEPAPKEETQNKNQTGVGDDKALDSNPEEKENDSASHQVSEEKKKPEFANHKILILDDDKLQLQLLQEMLRRIVGDTWQVFACNHVMDALTTLHNEQPALMLMDIEMPEMNGMDMITHINHTQMTVVAMTAHDTSILEQLQKAGFDDCLFKPFSMEKLSDILGIESQPQLDVQSETPSQPDLSSQQKSKPQLDSLLAFAGGDEEAAKEILDTVKQELAAHLENLKEGIEEESLSTDRIGKAAHKLLPIATMMQMGCLEELKALSPEHIGKIEEAEIRAKLKVVITTLSAAVSDLYAS is encoded by the coding sequence ATGCACAAGAATAACATTCCTATCAAGGTAGCCCTCGGATATAGCGCCATTGCCATCATCATGATCCTGGCCATCAGTCTGGTGTATAGCAACACCAAGAGCATCATCGCCGTCAATGAGGCATCGCGCGATTATATACAGAAAAGAAGTGCTGCCGATAGCACCATATCTTCTCTGCTCAAAGAGGAACAGAAAAACCTGAAGCAACTATCCGACGTCATGGCAGGGAAACCAAACAAAAATTATCTGCACGATAAGGTAAAGAGTCTGAATACGGGCAAGGATTCTATCCTCGTTCACTCCAAGGCGCCACAAACCCACGAGGCGAAGAAGACAACGGTAGAGGTATTGAAGACCCGAAAGGGATTCTTCCGCCGACTTGCCGATGCCTTTAAGAAAGAGCACGCCGAGACCCTGAGCGTAAAGCAGGACAGCAACCGAGCTGTCATCGATTCCGTCACCACCCCAGTGAACGTGGCAGGAAACGTGGCAAACATCCTCGAACAGATAGACAGAAAGGAGAAAGTGGAAACACAAGACCATAAGCGGAACATCAACAGAGAGATGGAAGAGCTGAAGATGGTGAGCGCCAAACTCGCTCTCCGCTCCGCCAAGCACCTGAGCGATGTACACCAGCGAGAGAAAGATGCCATGCAGGAATCCATCAGCAAGGCGATGGAAGCCAGAAAGCATCTGTTGTGGCAGATGGAATTACTCGCCATCGTAGCCTTCCTAGCCATCGTTGTCATGATCTGGCTCATCTGGCGCGATGCCAAGAAGGAGCGCATCTATCAGGAAAATCTGGAGGCTGCCAACGAGGAGATTCAGCGCATCATGAACCAGCGCGAGCGCCTGCTCCTCACCATCACCCACGACATCAAGGCACCAGCTGCCTCCATCTCGGGCTTCATCGACCTGATGAAAGACTACGTCAGCAATCCTCAGGGCATCGAATGCCTCCAGAACATCAAGAATTCTGCCGCACATCTATCTCATCTCGTTGCCTCCCTGCTCGATTATCATCAGTTGGAAAATGGCTTGATGAAAGTGCAGCCTACCTCTTTCTCGCCAGCGCAACTGGTAGCAGAATCGGTAGAGGGAATGAGATTGCGGGCTGAAGAGAAAGGATTGGAGATTTCATTCGAATGCAAGATGAAGGGAATGGGAACTTCGGATTCTCCAATGAAGAAGGAATTCTTCCGTGCCGATGCCTTCCGCATTCGTCAGATTTTGGATAACCTGGTAAGCAACGCCATCAAATATACCGACCAGGGCAGCGTCACCATCCAGGCACAGGTTTCGAAAGTCATGGGCAAGCCAATGCTTACCCTGAGCGTAAAGGATACGGGCAAGGGAATGACCAACGAGGAAAAACAGAAGGTGTTCCACGCTTTCACCAGATTGAAGAGTGCTCAAGGCATCGAAGGCACCGGTTTGGGATTGTCCATCACCCAGGAACTGGTTTCGCTGCTCGGCGGAGAAATCATTCTCCACTCTACCCAGGGAAAAGGGTCCACCTTCATCGTCACCATCCCTGTAGAGCCTGCGCCAAAGGAAGAGACACAGAATAAAAACCAGACTGGAGTTGGCGATGACAAGGCACTAGATTCCAATCCGGAAGAGAAAGAAAATGATTCAGCAAGCCATCAGGTTTCTGAAGAAAAGAAGAAACCGGAATTTGCAAACCACAAGATTCTGATTCTGGATGATGACAAGCTGCAGCTCCAGCTTCTCCAGGAAATGCTGCGCCGCATCGTAGGCGACACCTGGCAGGTATTCGCCTGCAACCATGTGATGGATGCCCTCACCACGCTGCATAACGAGCAGCCAGCCCTGATGCTGATGGATATCGAAATGCCCGAGATGAACGGCATGGATATGATTACCCACATCAACCATACCCAGATGACGGTGGTGGCGATGACGGCTCACGACACAAGCATCCTGGAACAGCTCCAGAAAGCAGGCTTCGACGACTGCCTGTTCAAGCCATTCAGCATGGAGAAACTGTCTGATATTCTGGGAATAGAGTCCCAGCCTCAACTGGATGTCCAGTCTGAAACTCCATCCCAGCCAGATTTATCATCTCAGCAGAAATCCAAGCCTCAGCTTGATTCTCTCCTGGCTTTTGCCGGAGGCGATGAAGAGGCTGCAAAGGAGATTCTCGATACCGTGAAGCAGGAACTTGCCGCACACCTCGAGAACCTGAAAGAAGGCATAGAAGAGGAATCCTTATCTACCGACCGCATAGGAAAGGCGGCACATAAGCTCCTCCCTATCGCCACCATGATGCAGATGGGATGTCTCGAAGAACTCAAGGCTCTCTCCCCAGAACACATCGGCAAGATTGAAGAAGCTGAAATCAGAGCAAAACTGAAGGTTGTGATTACGACCTTATCTGCTGCGGTGTCAGACCTGTATGCTTCTTGA
- a CDS encoding sigma-54-dependent transcriptional regulator codes for MEKILIVEDDIAFGTMIQTWLKKKGFEVEKATSVKAAIQIYEKTESGFDLVLSDLRLPDHDGIFLLQWMRKHGMLVPFIVMTSYAEIQNVVLAMKSGATDYVAKPFQPDILLDKIKEAIKAPKKTQNTSTTEDKNTKVAAPAGDVPKYLEGESEASRKLYSFVSLVAPTPMSVLILGASGTGKEYVARRIHELSQRAGKPFFALDCGAIPKDVAASEFFGHVKGAFTGAEQDKKGAFEMANGGTLFLDEMGNLNYEVQVQLLRALQERKIRPVGSTKEIDIDIRLVCATNENLAQRVTEGNFREDLYHRVNEFTIYMPELKDRGADIFLFADLFIKHANKELNRNVEGLDSKAKERIAAYNWPGNLRELNNVMKRATLLATGRYIGVTELEQSMAHIQPQAPTTLHDEETELQRIEAALKAAGGNKSKAAQLLAVDRKTLYNKMKKYGI; via the coding sequence ATGGAAAAGATTCTAATAGTTGAAGACGATATCGCATTTGGAACCATGATTCAGACATGGCTCAAAAAGAAGGGATTCGAAGTAGAGAAAGCTACTTCGGTAAAAGCGGCCATACAGATTTACGAGAAGACTGAAAGCGGATTTGATTTGGTTTTGTCCGATCTTCGTCTTCCCGACCACGATGGCATCTTCCTGTTACAATGGATGAGAAAGCACGGTATGCTGGTTCCATTCATTGTAATGACCAGCTATGCCGAAATCCAAAATGTGGTACTCGCCATGAAGTCGGGTGCCACCGATTATGTGGCAAAACCTTTCCAACCTGATATTCTCCTGGATAAGATTAAAGAAGCCATCAAGGCTCCGAAGAAGACTCAAAATACAAGCACCACAGAAGACAAGAACACCAAGGTGGCAGCACCTGCCGGCGATGTTCCTAAATATCTGGAGGGCGAAAGCGAAGCTTCCCGTAAGCTCTATAGTTTCGTTTCTCTGGTGGCCCCTACCCCTATGTCGGTTCTCATTCTAGGAGCCAGCGGAACGGGAAAGGAGTATGTGGCTCGCAGAATCCACGAATTAAGTCAGCGGGCAGGAAAGCCATTCTTCGCCCTCGACTGTGGTGCCATCCCAAAGGATGTAGCAGCTTCTGAATTCTTCGGTCATGTGAAGGGAGCCTTTACGGGAGCCGAGCAGGATAAGAAGGGTGCATTCGAGATGGCGAATGGCGGAACGCTCTTCCTCGACGAGATGGGAAACCTGAACTATGAGGTGCAGGTGCAACTGCTCCGTGCCCTACAGGAACGAAAAATCCGTCCGGTGGGAAGCACCAAGGAGATAGACATCGATATCCGACTGGTATGTGCCACCAATGAGAACCTGGCGCAGCGTGTGACAGAAGGAAACTTCCGTGAAGACCTCTACCATCGCGTCAACGAGTTCACCATCTACATGCCCGAGCTGAAAGACCGTGGTGCCGACATCTTCCTCTTCGCCGACCTCTTTATCAAGCATGCCAACAAGGAGCTTAACAGAAATGTAGAAGGACTCGACAGCAAGGCGAAGGAGCGAATTGCCGCCTACAACTGGCCAGGCAACCTGCGAGAATTGAATAATGTAATGAAGCGCGCCACCCTTCTCGCCACCGGCAGATACATCGGAGTAACCGAACTGGAACAGAGTATGGCACACATCCAGCCACAAGCCCCAACCACCCTGCACGATGAGGAAACCGAACTGCAGCGAATAGAGGCTGCGCTGAAAGCTGCAGGAGGCAACAAGAGCAAGGCTGCACAATTGCTCGCCGTGGATAGAAAGACGCTGTATAACAAGATGAAGAAGTACGGCATCTGA
- a CDS encoding HlyD family secretion protein, which translates to MNKKIIKRIYNVVIILLFLGAIGWCFSHFYHGSDVAYTDDAQVNRHITPINTRVPGFIKEIRFNDYQHVKKGDTLVIIEDAEFRLHVAQAEAGLRGSKSSSSVVTASMGTTNTNVQTAAAGIEEARVDMMNAKQDFDRFAALMKKDAVTRQQYDNAYARYLGAKARYEQASSRKASAASVRNVQTQQLGGSRAGESVAEAQLNLARLNLSYTVIVATCDGVMGRKDIHEGQLVQPGQLLARIVDDNDVWVVANYRETQMDGITVGKSVDFTADAIPGVVFHGKVEALSAAAGNAYSMIPVDNATGNFVKVEQRVPVRIALTKDNDPKQIALLRAGLNVETKVRIK; encoded by the coding sequence ATGAACAAGAAGATTATCAAGAGAATATATAATGTAGTGATTATCCTCCTTTTTCTGGGAGCTATCGGCTGGTGCTTCAGCCATTTCTATCATGGCAGCGATGTGGCTTACACAGATGATGCACAGGTAAACCGCCATATCACCCCTATCAATACCCGTGTACCGGGATTCATCAAGGAGATTCGTTTCAACGACTATCAGCACGTAAAGAAAGGCGATACCCTTGTTATCATCGAGGATGCTGAGTTCCGTCTGCATGTGGCTCAGGCAGAAGCCGGCTTGCGTGGATCCAAGTCAAGTTCTTCGGTGGTAACCGCCAGCATGGGCACCACCAATACCAATGTGCAGACAGCGGCTGCCGGCATCGAGGAGGCTCGTGTGGATATGATGAATGCCAAGCAGGACTTCGACCGCTTTGCGGCTTTGATGAAGAAGGATGCAGTAACACGCCAGCAATACGACAACGCCTATGCCCGTTATCTGGGAGCCAAGGCACGCTATGAGCAGGCAAGCAGCCGCAAGGCCAGCGCCGCATCGGTTCGCAATGTACAGACCCAGCAGCTCGGCGGTTCACGTGCCGGAGAGAGCGTGGCAGAAGCACAGCTCAACCTGGCTCGCCTCAACCTTTCCTATACTGTAATCGTGGCAACCTGCGATGGCGTGATGGGAAGAAAGGATATTCACGAAGGCCAGTTGGTACAGCCTGGTCAGTTGCTGGCTCGCATCGTGGATGATAACGATGTATGGGTGGTAGCCAATTATCGTGAGACTCAGATGGACGGCATCACCGTGGGAAAGAGCGTAGATTTCACCGCCGATGCCATCCCGGGTGTAGTATTCCATGGCAAGGTAGAAGCCCTTTCTGCCGCAGCCGGCAATGCCTATTCCATGATTCCAGTGGATAATGCCACCGGCAACTTCGTAAAGGTAGAGCAGCGCGTGCCTGTTCGCATCGCCCTCACCAAGGACAATGACCCGAAACAGATAGCCTTGCTCCGTGCCGGACTGAACGTAGAGACCAAGGTTCGTATCAAATAG
- a CDS encoding TolC family protein yields MIKNILFVSLLLAGGTHWASAQSQTTVGAAASLPASKKENMTISQLFQKVEDNSKSLRTSLSGVEAAHLGIESAKSKKLPDLDASLSFSYIGNALITDRDFSNVHGLKSPHFGNNFAFQAQQVVYAGGAINAGIKLAELGKQQAEVGVKLTRQQIRFIALGQYLDLYKIDNRIKVYEKNIELTRQLIDDIKEKQTHGMALKNDITRYELQMESLKLGLTALRNNRSILNHQLCNTLGMNQDAQIIPDATIADKTYSKEGEAYWQTAGTLNSPLLEQSSNAIRIAEQKEKIAKSDLLPKVAFVAADNFDGPILFELPPVDKNLNVWYVGVGVKYSLSSLFKSNKRIKQAAVETRQAKEAHAVQAEQLNNNVQAAYVQYQQTYVELETQRKSVELAQQNYDVMNARYLSQLALVTDMVDASNLKLNAELNEVDARINIVYAYYRMKYVAGEI; encoded by the coding sequence ATGATTAAGAACATCTTATTTGTAAGCCTTCTGCTTGCAGGAGGAACCCATTGGGCTTCGGCTCAATCACAAACCACCGTAGGGGCGGCTGCTTCCTTGCCTGCCAGCAAGAAAGAAAACATGACCATCAGCCAACTCTTCCAGAAGGTGGAGGATAACAGCAAGAGCCTTCGCACTTCATTATCAGGAGTAGAAGCAGCCCACCTAGGCATCGAATCGGCTAAAAGCAAGAAACTGCCCGACCTTGATGCTTCCCTCTCATTCAGCTATATCGGCAATGCGCTGATTACCGACCGCGACTTCAGCAACGTTCACGGCTTGAAATCTCCACATTTCGGCAACAACTTCGCCTTCCAGGCACAGCAGGTGGTTTATGCCGGTGGAGCCATCAACGCAGGCATCAAGCTCGCCGAACTCGGAAAGCAGCAGGCAGAGGTAGGCGTGAAACTCACCCGACAGCAGATTCGCTTCATCGCCCTAGGACAATATCTCGACCTCTATAAGATAGACAACCGCATCAAGGTGTATGAAAAGAACATCGAGTTAACCCGCCAGCTCATCGACGACATCAAGGAGAAACAGACACACGGAATGGCGCTGAAGAATGACATCACCCGATACGAACTCCAGATGGAAAGCCTCAAACTCGGTCTGACGGCGCTCCGAAACAACCGGAGCATCCTGAACCATCAGCTTTGCAATACCCTAGGAATGAACCAGGATGCACAGATTATCCCCGATGCCACCATTGCCGACAAAACCTACAGCAAGGAAGGCGAGGCTTACTGGCAGACAGCAGGAACCCTGAACTCCCCACTCCTGGAGCAGAGCAGTAACGCCATCCGCATCGCCGAACAGAAAGAAAAGATTGCCAAGAGCGATCTTCTGCCAAAGGTAGCTTTCGTTGCCGCAGATAACTTCGATGGACCTATCCTCTTCGAATTGCCACCTGTTGACAAGAACCTCAACGTCTGGTATGTGGGCGTAGGCGTGAAATACAGCCTCAGCTCTCTCTTCAAGAGCAACAAGCGCATCAAGCAGGCAGCCGTGGAAACCCGACAGGCAAAAGAGGCACATGCCGTTCAGGCTGAGCAGCTTAACAATAATGTGCAGGCTGCCTACGTGCAGTATCAGCAAACCTACGTGGAACTGGAAACGCAGCGAAAGAGCGTAGAGCTGGCACAGCAGAATTACGACGTGATGAATGCCCGCTATCTCAGCCAGCTCGCTCTGGTTACAGACATGGTGGATGCCTCCAACCTCAAGCTCAATGCCGAGCTCAACGAGGTGGATGCCCGCATCAATATCGTCTATGCCTACTATCGCATGAAGTACGTGGCAGGAGAAATTTAG
- the fucP gene encoding L-fucose:H+ symporter permease — MEQKKKESILMKDGVSYLVPFILITSCFALWGFANDITNPMVKAFSKIFRMSSTDGALVQVAFYGGYFAMAFPAAIFIRRFSYKAGVLLGLGLYAFGAFLFYPAKMMGEYYPFLLAYFILTCGLSFLETSSNPYILSMGTEETATRRLNLAQSFNPMGSLLGMYVAMNFIQAKLNPLDTAGRTNLSESEFEAIKEYDLSVLINPYLIIGLVILTIFFVILFTKMPKNSEKDNKINFMPTLRRIFRMPHYREGVFTQFFYVGAQIMCWTFIIQYGTRILMQEGMAEIDAEVTSQKFNIVAMVLFCCSRFICTFILRFFNAGQLLMILATAGGCFTVGVIALHNIWGLYCLVAVSACMSLMFPTIYGIALRGLGDDAKFGAAGLIMAILGGSVLPPLQASIIDMHTVFGMPSTNVSFILPFICFVVIAIYGYRTKLRSIGKLFG, encoded by the coding sequence ATGGAACAGAAAAAGAAAGAATCAATTCTCATGAAGGATGGGGTTAGCTACCTCGTACCCTTCATCTTAATCACATCGTGCTTTGCACTTTGGGGATTTGCCAACGATATCACCAATCCGATGGTGAAGGCATTCTCCAAGATTTTCCGAATGTCTTCTACGGATGGTGCCCTGGTACAGGTAGCCTTCTACGGCGGTTACTTCGCCATGGCATTCCCAGCCGCCATCTTTATCCGCCGCTTCTCCTACAAGGCGGGCGTACTGCTGGGATTAGGACTCTATGCCTTCGGTGCCTTCCTCTTCTATCCGGCTAAGATGATGGGCGAATACTATCCATTCTTGCTCGCCTACTTCATCCTTACCTGCGGACTCTCCTTTCTGGAGACATCGAGCAATCCTTACATTCTCTCGATGGGAACGGAGGAGACGGCTACACGCCGACTGAACCTGGCGCAATCGTTCAACCCGATGGGTTCGCTGCTGGGTATGTATGTGGCAATGAACTTCATCCAGGCCAAGCTCAACCCGCTTGATACGGCGGGGCGCACCAATCTCTCGGAGAGCGAGTTTGAAGCAATCAAGGAATATGACCTTTCGGTATTAATCAATCCATACCTGATTATCGGTCTGGTTATCCTCACCATCTTCTTCGTCATCCTGTTCACCAAGATGCCGAAGAACAGCGAGAAAGACAACAAGATTAACTTCATGCCTACCCTGCGCCGCATCTTCCGCATGCCACACTATCGTGAAGGCGTATTCACCCAGTTCTTCTATGTGGGTGCGCAGATTATGTGCTGGACCTTCATCATCCAGTATGGTACCCGCATCCTGATGCAGGAAGGCATGGCAGAGATTGATGCCGAGGTAACCTCGCAGAAGTTCAACATCGTGGCAATGGTACTGTTCTGCTGTTCACGCTTCATCTGCACCTTCATTCTCCGCTTCTTCAATGCAGGTCAGTTGCTGATGATTCTGGCGACAGCAGGTGGTTGCTTCACCGTGGGTGTCATTGCACTCCACAACATCTGGGGTCTCTACTGCCTGGTAGCAGTCAGTGCCTGCATGTCGCTGATGTTCCCTACCATCTATGGCATTGCCCTGAGGGGTCTTGGCGACGATGCCAAGTTTGGTGCAGCAGGTTTGATCATGGCTATCTTGGGTGGTAGTGTCTTGCCACCTTTGCAGGCATCCATCATCGATATGCATACCGTATTCGGCATGCCATCAACCAATGTATCGTTCATCCTCCCATTCATCTGTTTCGTGGTCATCGCCATCTACGGATACCGCACCAAGTTGCGTAGCATAGGAAAACTATTCGGATAA
- a CDS encoding AraC family transcriptional regulator translates to MELSELSSYQEASLFRSGLEEWQEGPQVLTYGAILICRKGKAMLNVNYKDWELYEGAVITLFPNDVVELKVDGDFEVEILKYNPSLLREASLQLEQTVYSSLREDRCRKDTPVVTNIINGMFGLLKVYFDQSECTCISQLVLCQLKAFFIGFHEYLQRNPQYRPDEVKSYRVRELFNRFMMLLEKDYKISRDVNYYAEKMNISSKYLTNIVNQVTGHTPKTIIDQYVILQLKLHLKRSTQSIKEMAWEFHFADVSFFCRYFKKHTGLTPQQIRS, encoded by the coding sequence ATGGAATTATCAGAATTAAGCAGTTATCAGGAAGCAAGCCTTTTTCGCTCTGGTTTGGAGGAATGGCAGGAGGGTCCGCAAGTATTGACTTACGGAGCGATATTGATTTGCCGGAAAGGAAAGGCGATGCTGAATGTGAATTATAAGGATTGGGAACTTTATGAGGGGGCGGTGATTACGCTGTTTCCGAATGATGTGGTGGAATTGAAGGTTGATGGGGATTTTGAAGTCGAAATCCTGAAATATAATCCTTCCTTGCTTCGTGAAGCCAGTTTGCAGCTGGAGCAGACGGTGTATTCTTCCTTGCGGGAAGACCGCTGCAGGAAGGATACCCCTGTGGTGACAAACATCATCAATGGGATGTTTGGTTTATTGAAGGTATATTTCGACCAGTCGGAATGTACCTGCATCTCGCAGTTGGTATTATGCCAGTTGAAGGCATTCTTCATCGGTTTTCATGAGTATCTTCAGCGCAATCCGCAATACCGGCCAGATGAGGTAAAATCGTATCGCGTAAGAGAACTGTTCAATCGGTTTATGATGCTTCTGGAGAAGGATTACAAGATTTCAAGAGATGTGAACTATTATGCCGAAAAGATGAATATCTCTTCGAAATATCTGACCAACATCGTGAACCAGGTGACGGGGCATACCCCCAAGACCATCATCGATCAATACGTGATTCTGCAGCTCAAGCTGCATCTTAAGCGAAGCACGCAAAGCATCAAGGAGATGGCTTGGGAGTTTCATTTTGCCGACGTCAGTTTCTTCTGCCGGTATTTCAAGAAGCATACAGGTCTGACACCGCAGCAGATAAGGTCGTAA
- a CDS encoding HAD-IC family P-type ATPase: MKSKLYLIGVTIILLIVAVFIEKHYDLATWQLLLVYLIPYLLIGHETLGEAAEGIAKGDMFNEHFLMAIATIGALCIGFFPGAETEFPEAVFVMLFFQVGELFEGYAEGKSRDSISHLMDIRPDVANVIRNKEVQSVAPDTVKIGETILIKRGEKIPLDGIVTEGSALLDTVALTGESVPRAIKEGEEIYSGCINLKGELKVRTIKTFGESTASKIIALVESADKNKSKSEAFITRFARIYTPIVVFAALALAIIPPMLGAMGIATSLMGGGTFGENFPLWLNRALIFLVVSCPCALVISVPLTFFGGIGGASRNGILIKGSNYMDALAKIGTVVFDKTGTLTHGEVLVQADEGAPVVVNDGIKEGSAEAVRCLKTLGVEKTVMLTGDHEEIGKKVAGQVGVDEYYAELLPADKVTHLEELLKMKPSGKTLAYVGDGINDAPVLKRADVGIAMGALGSDAAIDAADVVLMDDDPRKIALAMKIARHTIHVAHENVIFAIAVKMAVLILATVGLGTMWMAVFADVGVTVLAVLNAMRTLKKKR; encoded by the coding sequence CTGAAGTCGAAACTCTATCTTATCGGTGTAACCATCATCCTCCTGATTGTCGCCGTGTTTATCGAGAAGCATTATGACCTTGCCACCTGGCAGTTGCTCCTGGTCTATCTGATACCTTATTTATTAATAGGACATGAGACCTTGGGCGAGGCGGCAGAAGGCATCGCCAAGGGCGATATGTTTAACGAGCATTTCCTGATGGCGATAGCTACCATCGGCGCTCTTTGCATCGGATTCTTCCCGGGGGCTGAAACGGAATTTCCAGAAGCAGTCTTCGTGATGCTCTTCTTCCAGGTGGGAGAACTCTTCGAGGGATATGCCGAGGGAAAGAGCCGCGATAGTATCTCGCATCTGATGGATATCCGTCCGGATGTGGCGAATGTAATCAGGAATAAAGAAGTACAGTCGGTGGCTCCAGATACGGTAAAGATAGGAGAGACTATCCTGATTAAAAGAGGCGAGAAGATTCCGCTGGATGGTATCGTGACAGAAGGATCTGCCTTGCTGGATACGGTGGCGTTGACGGGCGAAAGCGTGCCTCGTGCTATCAAGGAAGGAGAAGAAATCTATTCGGGCTGTATTAACCTGAAAGGCGAACTCAAGGTTCGTACCATCAAGACTTTCGGCGAGAGTACGGCATCTAAGATTATCGCTTTGGTGGAGAGTGCTGATAAGAACAAGTCGAAGAGCGAGGCGTTCATCACTCGTTTTGCCCGAATCTATACGCCTATCGTGGTATTCGCCGCATTGGCTTTGGCGATTATTCCTCCTATGTTGGGAGCGATGGGCATCGCCACCAGCCTGATGGGTGGGGGAACCTTTGGCGAAAACTTCCCTCTGTGGCTGAACCGTGCCTTGATATTCCTGGTGGTATCCTGTCCTTGCGCCCTAGTAATTAGTGTGCCGCTCACCTTCTTCGGTGGAATTGGCGGCGCATCAAGAAATGGTATTCTGATTAAGGGAAGTAATTATATGGATGCGCTTGCCAAAATAGGAACCGTTGTGTTCGACAAGACGGGAACCTTGACGCATGGCGAGGTGCTTGTACAGGCTGATGAAGGAGCACCCGTGGTGGTGAACGATGGCATCAAGGAGGGAAGTGCTGAGGCTGTGAGATGCCTGAAGACACTTGGCGTGGAGAAGACTGTGATGTTGACGGGCGACCATGAGGAGATTGGAAAGAAGGTGGCCGGACAAGTGGGCGTTGATGAATATTATGCCGAACTTCTGCCTGCTGATAAGGTAACTCATCTGGAAGAACTGTTGAAGATGAAGCCTTCCGGCAAGACCTTGGCATACGTGGGTGATGGTATCAACGATGCCCCTGTATTGAAGCGTGCTGATGTAGGAATAGCGATGGGTGCTTTGGGAAGTGATGCTGCCATTGATGCTGCCGATGTGGTATTGATGGACGATGACCCGAGAAAGATAGCACTGGCGATGAAGATTGCTCGCCATACGATCCACGTGGCTCACGAGAATGTGATTTTTGCTATCGCTGTAAAGATGGCAGTCTTGATTCTTGCCACCGTCGGCTTGGGCACCATGTGGATGGCGGTATTTGCTGATGTGGGCGTTACGGTGCTGGCGGTATTGAATGCTATGCGAACGCTGAAGAAGAAGAGATAA